In Roseofilum casamattae BLCC-M143, a single window of DNA contains:
- a CDS encoding IS701 family transposase, producing the protein MDVELQILKHLPRSPQTTISVVDEYCESYKDMFCEVRSYEYFKYLHIGIISPIKRKSFPEIAKAVGINCPQSLHHFIANSPWSVEELRGRRIRKTLEALQGEKIAVIIDETGDRKKGKKTDYVARQYLGSVGKVDRGIVSVNAYGVYENITFPLLCKVFKPKGRLKKGDVEKTKIEIAIEIIKELIDYGFKIELVLADSLYGEAGDFIQVLEEKNLWYIVSIRKNHGVWMPSSERVRANKWYKFERVFSDEKSEERWIREIIFGRRRKRTYWQMTTDTKRLPENSTSWVMTNLQETRNQMKKTLGNLYGLRTWVEYGFRQCKQELGWTDYRLTQFDKIEKWWEMILSSYLMISLNSQPFLKLKYPKSEQKECCQAEVDCSSHQQWNHSGGWKNVLNNFRLLIQPTLLLSSIIPWLSIFPNSHILRGLNKLISHVNQFQSFYPSG; encoded by the coding sequence ATGGATGTAGAGTTACAAATCTTAAAACATTTACCGCGATCGCCTCAAACAACGATTTCGGTGGTGGATGAGTATTGTGAAAGTTATAAAGACATGTTCTGTGAAGTGAGAAGTTATGAATATTTTAAATATTTACATATAGGAATTATTTCTCCAATAAAGAGAAAATCATTTCCCGAAATCGCTAAGGCAGTTGGGATAAATTGTCCTCAATCATTACACCATTTTATCGCGAATTCACCTTGGTCAGTAGAAGAGTTGAGGGGCCGAAGAATAAGAAAAACTCTCGAAGCTCTACAAGGAGAGAAGATCGCGGTAATTATTGATGAAACCGGAGATAGAAAAAAAGGCAAAAAAACGGATTATGTAGCAAGGCAATACTTGGGAAGTGTGGGAAAAGTCGATCGAGGTATAGTATCGGTAAATGCTTATGGAGTCTATGAAAATATCACCTTTCCCCTACTGTGCAAAGTATTTAAGCCAAAAGGGAGATTAAAGAAAGGGGATGTGGAAAAAACTAAGATTGAAATCGCTATAGAGATAATCAAAGAACTAATAGATTATGGTTTTAAGATTGAATTAGTATTGGCAGATAGTCTGTATGGTGAAGCCGGTGATTTTATCCAAGTATTAGAGGAGAAAAACTTATGGTATATTGTGTCGATTCGGAAAAATCACGGAGTGTGGATGCCAAGTAGCGAAAGGGTTAGAGCGAATAAATGGTATAAATTTGAACGAGTATTTAGTGACGAAAAATCAGAAGAGAGGTGGATTAGAGAAATTATTTTTGGTCGGCGGAGAAAGCGAACTTATTGGCAAATGACGACGGATACCAAAAGGTTACCAGAGAATTCAACTTCTTGGGTGATGACCAATCTTCAAGAAACCAGAAATCAGATGAAAAAGACTCTTGGGAATCTGTATGGACTGAGGACATGGGTCGAATACGGATTTAGACAATGCAAGCAGGAGTTAGGTTGGACTGATTATCGGTTAACCCAATTTGATAAGATTGAAAAATGGTGGGAAATGATCCTAAGTAGTTATCTAATGATTAGCTTGAATAGCCAACCTTTTTTGAAGTTGAAATATCCAAAATCTGAGCAGAAAGAATGTTGTCAAGCTGAAGTGGATTGTTCATCACATCAACAATGGAACCACTCTGGTGGCTGGAAAAATGTCTTAAATAATTTTCGTTTATTGATTCAACCGACTCTTCTGTTATCCTCAATTATTCCTTGGTTAAGTATTTTTCCAAATTCTCATATATTACGAGGATTGAATAAATTGATAAGTCACGTCAATCAATTTCAATCGTTTTATCCTTCCGGATAA